The Candidatus Manganitrophus noduliformans genome segment CGTGACAATTGAAGATCCGGTGGAGTATCAGATCAAGCTGATCAATCAGGTACCGGTGAATACGAAAGTAGGCGTGACCTTCGCCAACGGGCTTCGCTCGATTTTGCGGCAAGACCCCGATATCGTGATGGTCGGGGAGATTCGGGACCGGGAAACCGCCACCATCGCCATTCAGGCGGCCCTCACAGGCCATCTCGTCTTATCGACCCTTCATACCAACGATGCGGCCGGCGCCATCGCCCGGCTGGTCGACATGGGGGTCGAGCCGTTCCTCATCGCCTCCTCGTTGATTGGCATTGCGGCGCAGCGGCTGGTTCGAAAAGTCTGCAGTGCCTGCAAGAAGTCCTACGCCGCCACCCCCCAGCTTTTAAACGATCTCGGTCTCACCCACCTTGTGAACGGGAAGCGGGAGATCACCTTTGCCCGGGGCGAGGGATGTCCCGACTGCCGGGGGAGCGGGTACTCCGGGCGGATCGCCATTTATGAGCTGCTGATGGCCGACGATCCGATCCGCCAGCTCGTCGTGACGCGCGCCTCTTCCAGCGAGATCCGCAAATATGCGGCGAACATGAAATTTAAATCGCTTCGCGTCGAAGGCCTTTTCAAGGCGGTCCAGGGAATGACGAGCGTGGAAGAGGTTTTCCGCGTCACCCAGGAATTCGACGGCGACCTCACCTAAAGACTTCCCCTCTTTGAACCACAATCCATGCGGATTTTTCCTGACAAAAAACGGCCCGGTTGGGTGGAGGCCTACATAAGTTTAAACTTCTAACGTCCTTCCTTTCTTCAAATCAAGCCGTTAACCGCATGACTTTTATGGTATTTTCACAACTTCTTTCAAGCATACCCCAAAGGCATATGACTTGCAAAACTGTGCGATGGGATCACCGCAGGTATAGGGAAGGACATGCCCACTTTTCGGTACAAAGCGAGAGACAAATACGGCGCCCTTTTTATGGGGACGTTCGAGACCCACGGCAAAGAGGCGGTCGCCGGCCATCTCGACAGTCTCGGCTACATCCCCGTTGCGATCGAGGAAGAAAAGCCGGGCATTTCTCTGACCGAGCTTCTTCCGCAATTCGAGAGGATCTCTTCCGAGGATTTGATCATCTTCTCCCGGCAGTTGGCGACGCTGATCGGCGCCGGGATTCCCTTCATGGCGAGTTTCAATGCGCTGGAGGAGCAGACGGAGAACCCGAAGCTGAAGAAAGTGATCGGCCAGGTCCAGAAGGAGGTGGAGGGAGGAAGCACTTTCGCCGATGCATTGGCGAAACATCCGAAGGTTTTCTCCCAGATGTATGTCAGCATGGTCAAAGCGGGAGAGACCGGCGGTGTGCTGGATGAAGTTCTCAACCGCCTGGCGATGCTGGCGGAGCATGACGCAGAAACCCGCGCTCGGATCAAAGCGGCGACGCGCTATCCAAAAATTGTTCTGATTGCCCTTGTTGTCGCATTTGTTATTTTAGTCTCTTTCGTTATTCCGAAATTTTCCGCTCTGTACGCCAATTATAACGTCGCACTGCCTCTCCCGACACAGTTGATGATCGGGCTTAATAACATCGTTCACCGACATGGACTCTTGATTCTTGCGGCGGCCATCGGGTCATTTTGGGGATTTCGAAAATATATCAATACCCCCCAAGGGCGGCTTTGGTGGGACGGCTTTAAGTTGAAGCTTCCGGTCTTCGGACCCATCTTCACTAAGACGGCCCTTTCCCGTTTTGCTCGGGTCTTCGGTACTTTGACCCGCTCCGGTCTCCCAATTTTACAGACGTTGGAGATCGTTTCAGAGACGGTGGGAAATGTGGTGATAGGACGCGTCGTCGACAATATCCGCGATTCGGCTCGACAGGGCCGCGGAATCGTCCAGCCAATGAAGGTCAGCAAGGTTTTTCCGCCGATTGTCATTCAGATGGTCGCCGTCGGTGAAGAGAGCGGCAAGATGGAAGAGATGATGATGAAAGTCTCGGAATATTACGATCGAGATGTGGAATATGCGATCAAAAATCTTTCGAGCAGCCTGGAGCCGCTGCTGCTGGCGGTGATCGGCGTCGTTGTTGTCTTTTTAGCGTTGGCAATCTTTATGCCTTGGTGGAACCTGATCAATGTGTTTAAAGGAGGCAGATAGTTGTTTTTATCGGCCCCATGTTGAGACCTAATCAAAAAGGGTTCACGAGTTTAGAGACGCTGTGTGTCTGCATAATGGTCGGCGGTTTGATCGGCATCGCGATGCCGTATTATCAAAAATTGGCGCTGGAGGCGAAAGAAGTGACGTTAAAGACTGGGTTGGTCAATATTCGAAGCGGGATTGTACTTTACCAAGCGCTTCAGCGGCATTACCCGACCGATTTAAAGAGCCTCGTCCGTGAAAAATATATTTTGCCGGTGAACGATAAAATTATTTCAAGGGAATATTTAATTGCACAATCTGTAGATACTGAAGGGAATCTGCTGGATCCTTTTGGAAATCATTACCGGTACGATCCGGTGACGGGCCAGGTGGCATCCAGTACAGAGGGATATGAAAGCTGGTAACAACACGAAGATAAAAACACGATGTAGTAAAAAGCAGGAAAAAAGAAAAACGGAATTTTGATGAACACCATGCACCTAAAAAAGGAGGAAAGAAACAATGAAGACGCTTCGAAATGAAAAGGGTTTTACACTCATTGAACTGGTTATGGTGATCGTGATCTTGGGAATTATGGCGGCGGTGGCGATTCCCCAATTTACCAATCTTTCGAACGAAGCAAATCAGGCTGCAACCAATGGTGTTGCTGGTGCAATGGGTTCGGCTATGGCAACGAATTTTGCCGCCCGCACGGCAAATAACGCATTAGGAGCTGCAGTGGATAATTGCGATGATGCGGAGACGCTCCTTCTCGGGGGAGCAATGGCTGGTTACACCGTGACGGCAGGGGCAATTGCACCCGGTGCAACAGCAACCTGTACGGTTACTAAAGATGGTACTGCCCCGGCTGTCACGGCGACTTTTATGGGGGTTGGGATCAACTAAGTCTTCCGGCGGTAAGCAGGGAGGAACGTGCTGGAGGGGGAAATCTCCGCCTTATTAGGGTGATCTCTACCTCCTCAAAACAAGGAGTATTCCTTGTGCATCAGCGAGGCTTCACCTTAGTTGAGGTGGTCATCGTCTTAGTTCTCCTTGGCATCTTGGCCGTGGTGGCAATTCCGCGGTTGGGAAATATGGCGGGAACGAGGGCGTCGGCGACGGCCCGGAAGCTTCAATCGGACATCGCCTATGCCCAAAGTCTCGCCATGACCCGCAACCTGCCGCACCGGGTTTACTTCAACACCGCTCCCGCCCCTGCAAACGGGTATGCGGTGGTGAATGATGCGAACGGGAACGGGAACTGGGGCGTTGATCCGGGGGAGTATGCAATCGACCCGGCCAACCCCGGCGCGAATCTCTCGGTGACCCTCAATGCCGGAAGCTACGCGGGGGTGACGATCTCGGGGGGGAGCTTCGCCGGTACCTTTGTCCACTTTAATACACTCGGGGTGCCGACGGCAGGAGGGACAGTGATCGTCTCGGGGGGAGGGGTTCCCATAACGGTAGCTGTTCAGCCGGAAACGGGAAGTGTGAGTATTCCTTGAAAAGGCCTATATACCCTATGCTCTACCAGGGCTTTGCCCAAGAACGAGGGTTTACGTTGATCGAGATTGTGATTTTTATCATGGTCATCGGTCTTGCCGGTGGAATCTTAATTCCGTTGACTCAAAGTGTCAGCGGAAGCGCCAACCCGGTGATCACACAGCAGGCGATCGCTTTGGCCCAGGCGGAGCTTGACCAAACAATCGCTCAGAAGCGGGCGGCCGGTTTTGGTCCGATAGCGTCAGGTGCCTGCGTTGTGCCGATGCCGGCGGGATTTACCTGCGCTCGCGCGGTTTGTTTTGTGCCGGCAACGAATCTCAACAGTTGCGGCGCGGCGACCGATTTCAAAAGGGTCGATGTAACGATCACAAACGCTGTTATTGGAAATGTAACTGCAGTAACGCTCTTGACGAATTACTGAAGAGAAGCGGAGGGATGGGTGAAGGATCGCCTGCCGGACGGTAAAACTGGCGCAACACCGAGACCGAGCGGAAAGGTAGTGCCCGTTCCAGGTTTCAACTTTGCCAATCGTGCCGCGCGGGGCGAGGCCGGTTTTACCCTGGTCGAACTGGTCCTGGTCATCGTCCTTTTGGGAATTGTTTCGGCCGTCGCCGCCGTTCCGTTGATGGAAGGGGCGAGAATATTCACTTCCGGCGAGGTTCGCGCCGATCTGAATAACCAGGGACGGCTGGCCGTCGAGAGAATGGCGCGCGAGATCCGGATGGCGCGAAGCCGAACCGCCGCCGATCTCCCAGGCTGCTGCAATGCAGGAACGCTCAGTTTTGTAGACTTGAATGGGAGTGCCATCGCTTATACCACGGCGGCCGGCAACACCATTACACGAAACGGAACGGCATTGGCCGCGGGCGATACGGTTGTCTTGAATTTTTCATACTTTCAGCAAGACGGGTCAACCCCGGCAACCCTGGCAACGCAGGTTTGGAGCATTCAAATCGATCTGACCGTCACAAAGAACAGCGAATCGCAGGCGTATCGGGTTCGGGTTCATCCAAGGAATTTCGTATGAGCCACTTTTTAATTCTGGAAACGGAACGGGGAATCGCGCTGATCGCGGCGGTTTTTCTGATTGTCGTTTTCGGCTTTCTCGGTGTTACTGTTGTCTCGCTGGTCGGCACGCAGGGATTCTCTGCGATGAACGAGGTAAAGTCGGATCAGGCCTTTTTCATCGCCGCGGGGGGGATGCAGATGGCCCGGTATCAGTTCGAAACGGGAACCCCCTGCGCCGGGCTGACCAACGCCGTTCCGACGGCGCTGGGAGCGGGAAGCTTTACCACCGTCGGGACAGCCTACAATCCGGTGTCCACCCTTGTCGATCAGGCCGGCGGGATCACTAGTTCCGCCGCGACGATTCCGGTCGACTCCATCGCGGGTTATGCGCCGCACGGACGCATCCGCATCGATGCGGAGTCGATCGATTATGCCGGAACGTCCACGGACGCGCTGGTCTGCGGCGCCCCGGCCTGCTTCACCGGCGCCGAGCGGGGCGCGGACGGAACGACGGCCGCCCCCCATGCAGACAACGCGCAGGTGACTCAGAACCAATGTTTGATCCGGTCGACCGGGACGGTCATCGGAGCATTCGGCAACAGCCGACGGGTCATCGAAGTGGGTGTGGCCAACAGCGGTCCCTCGGTTCAAACGGGCGAGAACACGATTTCGGGTCATCCTTCGGACACCGTGACCCTGGACATCCCGTTACCGACTCCCGTCGATCCGGCGCGCGCCTTTCTTCTTTTCAATACCCGTCACAATCACAATGAGCCGACCGGCGCAATGCTCCGCGGCCAGATCCTCGATGCGAATACGATCCGGTTTCAACAGAGGACGAACGCCTCTCGGCCGATCACAATCCGGTGGTATGTGGTGGCGTACCCCTCCGGCGTCAACGTGCAGCGCGGCTCCATTACCCAAAGCAACGCGGTGGTAAATGTCGGCGCCGCACAAGGTTTTGCAGGGGTGTCCTCTTTAAGTCAGGCCTTCGTGACCTGGTCGAAAACGCCCGACCCGGACCATGTCACTTGGGATAACAATGACCCGATTCTCGGGGAGCTGACGAGTCCGACCAATCTTCAATTTCGGGCGACGGATGCCGATAATACCCATACCATCTGGTGGCAGGTGATCGAGTTTACCAACCCGGCCGACATTTTCGTCCAGAAGGGGACCATCGGTCCAACGGCGATGAATCAAGGGGGGCCTACTGTTCAAACCGTTACGGCGACACTTCCGATCGCAGTCGATGTCAGCAAGACATTCGTGCTGGTGGGATATCGGACGTCGAGGGGCCAAGACGAAGACGACATCGTCGGAGCTCGGATGCTGCGGGCGCAATTGACCGGCCCGACCACGATCACCATCGATCGCGCCACAAGGCGGACCGCCAGAATCGAAGAGATCACCTGGCAGGCGATCGAACTAAGAGATGGCTCCACCGTTCAACACGGAAGCGAGACCTTTCCCAACAGCGATCCACTGGAGACCGTCAACTTGGCGACCCCGGTCGACGTGACCCGTTCCGTTGCCTTCGCGTCGGTTCAGCCGGCGGCGGGACAGAGCATGGGCCGCTCTCCGTATGCTCCGAACAACGGTTCCAATTCCGACTATGTCGGCGTCGGCTCGGTCACGATGGCGTTATCACCGGCGGGGGATCAGATCACGATGCAGCGAAGCAATACCAATTCGTCGGCCGACATCGGCTGGTTTGTCGTCGAGTTCGGGTCCGGCGGCGGGGGCCAGCCTCGGATCGATTGGATCGAGCGGTTTCAGTAGAAGAAGGATTTTCTGCATGGGTTATTCGGTATTAAAGACGGAGCGGGGAATCGCCCTGATTGCGGCGGTCTTCTTGATCGTTGTCTTCGGCTTCCTCGGTCTTGCCGTCGTCTCGCTGGTCGGCACGCAGGGATTCTCCGCAATGAACGAGGTGAAATCGGACCAAGCCTTTTTTGTCGCGGAGGGAGGGACCGAATTTAGCCAGCGCTTCCTGGCGCAGAACCTTCAGTGGTATCGGAGCACGGTCGATCCGATCCTCATCCCGGCCACGAATTTGGGAGCCGGGTCTTTTAATGTGAGTGTGAACCTGCCGGCGACGATGCTGAGAACCCGCATCCCAAATGACACTTCGACCGCGCCGATCCGCGTTTATACCACAAACCGGTTCCCGACAAGCGGATTTTTACAGATCGAGGAGGACCTCACCGGGGACGCAGAATTCGTCTTCTACAGTGGGATTGCCGGAAACACCTTCACCGGAATATTACGGGGACAGACGGTCGGCGGGGTGTCAAACGCCGCTTCGGCCCACGAGCGGGGCCACCGGGTTTATCCGGTGACGACCCTCACCGTCGCGCTTGCCAACAGTTGCGCAGCCCCCGCATCATTCACGGCGGCTGCTCATCCGAAGTTTCTCGGCGCGGGAACGGTCGACATCGAGGGGGAAGAGATCAGTTACACAGGGTCGACGATCGCCGGAGGTGTGATGACCCTCACCGGCGTAACGCGCTGCCAGAATGGGACCGCCTCCGCCGTCCATAACAACGGCAGGCCGGTGACGCCGCTGTTGGCGGAGGGGACCCTCCCCGATTTTGAGGCGGAGATTATTTCTACCGGAACGGTCAGTCTGGCCGCAGTGGGGAACGCGGCCCGATCGGTTCGCAAGACAGTGCAACGGTAATGGAAGAAAGAACCCGAATAAAGGTGACGCTGATCATGCTGATGACGGCAGGCTTATTTTTCTCCTTTGGGCAGAGCGCGGCCGAGGCGGCTTACAACTTCACATCGACCATGACCAATGCGCCGACCCCGGTCGAGTTTACCATGGGAGATCCCGCTTCGATCACGTTTCAGATCACGAACAGCAGCACGGGGGGAGAAGTGGATCAGCGGATCTACCAGATGCGGTTTCGCCTGACCAGCGCCACCGGAGGGACCGTTTTCTCAAACACGACCGCGGCCCCGGCGGGATGGACCCGGACCGCTTTCTCCACGACCTCAATTACTTTCCGGGCGAACACGGCGAACGATGCCATCGTCTGCACGATCGGCGGATGTCCCGTGGGACCGTCCACGTCAAAGACATTTACGTTAAACATCGTCGCCGGGAGTTATTCATCGGATGTCACCCACGACTTGCGGGATGTCCGGGCGTATTTTCAGGATTCGACCAGCCGCTGGCCCCCTTCCAGGTCGGATTCAACGGTCACCAAAAGCAGCGGAACGAGCGTCGGGCTCTGGACCCTTAAATCTCTCTTGATGACCCTGGTGCCGTCTACGACGGCGGTGCCTGTGGGCGGTACGTTTAACCTAACGATGACCGTGACCAATCGGTCGACGTCCAACTTAACAGGCGTGACCTCGAACCCCAAGCCGCCGACACGACAGTATGTTCACTTCAACAATCCGCCCACTCCAGTGGCGGTTAATACCACTTCGAATCCGGCCAACTTGAATCTTAATGCGGGTGCCACGGGAACCATGGTTTGGAGCTACACGACGACGGGCTCCGGCCCCGGTACAGTCACATTTCAGGCCTATGCCGGTGTCGGCACGAGAACGTCTAAAACCGTGACCTCCGTCCCGGTATCGATCGGCGTTATTTCAGGAAGCTTTTCGATCACACCGATCTGCCTTTTTTCCGGAAACGTTGCGACGTTTGTCATGACGGTGACGAATGTGACAGGAGGGACGGTGAACAACATTGTTCCCTCTGCTCTCACGAGGGGGGGGACTACGACGATCGGCGCCTTCACCGGACCGGCCCCCGCATCAATCGCCTCTCTCGCCAACAATAGCTCCGGCACATTTACCTGGACCGCGACCGTCACAGGGGCGGTCGGTTCGACCTTTTCTGTCACAGGTTCTGCGACCGGCAATGGCGGGAACAGCACCGGTCCGGTTGTCTCAGCTACGGAGGATGTAGGCGGATACGTGATCAATCTCGATGTCACCGAAACAAATCTTTCCAGCACCAACCAACCATTGACATGGTCGATTACGAATCAAGGTTGCGCGCCGGCCCAGAGCGTTTCGATCTCAGTTCCATCCGGCTGGGTATGGGGAGGAGGGGCGGAAGATGGTTACGCATTGGTAACGAACTCGGTTGGAAGTCTGGTCGAGTCTTGGGTTGCCTCCGGTCCGACCTCCGGCCCTGTTCAGTTTGCCTCCCCTTCCGCCGCGGATCGGATTCCGTTGACCGAGGGAGGGGACTTCGAACTGGTCTTTTCAACGGTACCGACTTCCGGAACGAGCAGCACATTTAACGTCACGGTGACCGATGAGAATGGCGTGACCAGTCCGCCGCAAGCACAGGTGGTGGATCTAAATGCATTTAATTTTAACGCGTTAAATGAAGCCAACACCGAATCGTACCGCGAGGAATTTCGTTGATCTGAGCAATGATTTTTCGCGCAACATTAGAAAAATAAATTCATCACCTTTTAGAACGATAGGCAGATGAAGACATCGGAAGTTTTACACAAGATCGATATTCCCAGACACAAGCTCTACTACTTGGAGCAGAAGGGATATGTCACACCCAGACGGATTCCGATGGGGGACCTTGAAGCCCGGGAGTACAGCCAACAGGATCTGCTCAAGATTAAATTTATCTGGAAATATTTAAGCAAAGGATTCAAACACAAGGTCGCTTACGAGATGGCCATGGAGGAGTTAAATGCCGGGGTCGGGTGGGGGCCAGGGAACGCAGGGGGGAGAAATTAATGGGATGGCTGCCATTTAGAAAGCCGTTTTGGGCCATTGATATCGGGGCGAGCTCGGTGAAGGTGGTCCGGCTCAGCCGGACGCGGCAAGGAATAAAGCTGCTCGATATCGGACTCAAAGAGCTTCCGATGGAGCAGGAGTTTCGGCAGGAAAATATCACCGCGGCGCTGGACGAGTTGATCAAAGAGAAAAAGCGGCCGAAGGCGGTCATTAATTTTTCCGGCCAGGCGCCTCTGATTCGATATTTAACCCTCCCCGCCATGCCGAAAGAGGAGCTTGCCGAGGCGGTGAAGTGGGAGGCGAAAAAGCTGGTCTCCATTCCGATGGAGGAGATGATCCTCGATTTCATCATCGCAGGGGGGCGTCAGGAGCGGGAAACGAAGCGATACGATTTGATTCTGGTCGTGGCGGACAGGAGCACCCTCCGCGAGCAGTGGGCGATGATGCAGCGGGCGGGGCTCGACATTGTCGCCATCGATGTGAACCCCCTCTCTCTGCTGAATACGATTCGGATGAGCTATGGGAAAGAGCTGACGGGGAATTTCATCTATATCGACATCGGCGCCGCGAAAACCGATATGACGATTTTGAAAGATGGTGTCCTGCGATTTACCCGGCGATTGGAAATGGGGGGGGAGCAGATTACACGCCGACTCGAACGGGAAATGGGCCTCCCGTATGAAGAGGCGGAAAAGCTGAAACGCGAAAAAGGGCTCGGCGCGGAAGAGGGGCCGCAGGCGATCATCAAAAATGAAATCGACCGGTTTATCGTAGAAATCCAGCGGTCGATCGATTATTACCGGGCTCAGTTCCGGGAAGGGGTCTTCAAAAAGGTGATCTTGATGGGGGGAGGGGCGCTTCTTCCAGGCTTCTCCGATTATTTTGGAAGTTATTTTGATGCCGAGATGGAAATTGATGATCCCCTTGCGGAGATCATCGGAACGGAATCGGTCGGCGCGATCCGGGCGATCGCCCCTCGCTTCTCGAGCGGGATCGGGCTGGCCCTCCGTTCTCACAATTAAGGCCGCGCTTTCCGTTTATTTGAAACGGGCGGATGAGGATGATGAAAGAACATATTAACCTCTTTCAACCGGATCTCCTTGAAGGAGCCGCCCAGGCAAGGACCCCCCGCAAAAAGCAGTGGGCGGTCGCCTCGGCCGGGATATTCCTTGTTCTTTTTATTCTATTTTATATTCAAGAGGAGAAGAAGCAGATCCTGCTTAAAAGAGAGGTCGATGCAATTTTACAACAGCGCCAACAACTTGAGCAGCAGATGGCGGCGCTGGCCCCGGGGACCCTCTCCCGCGGGGAGGGCGCCTTGACGGAAGAGGCGATTT includes the following:
- a CDS encoding MerR family transcriptional regulator → MKTSEVLHKIDIPRHKLYYLEQKGYVTPRRIPMGDLEAREYSQQDLLKIKFIWKYLSKGFKHKVAYEMAMEELNAGVGWGPGNAGGRN
- the pilM gene encoding type IV pilus assembly protein PilM, whose product is MGWLPFRKPFWAIDIGASSVKVVRLSRTRQGIKLLDIGLKELPMEQEFRQENITAALDELIKEKKRPKAVINFSGQAPLIRYLTLPAMPKEELAEAVKWEAKKLVSIPMEEMILDFIIAGGRQERETKRYDLILVVADRSTLREQWAMMQRAGLDIVAIDVNPLSLLNTIRMSYGKELTGNFIYIDIGAAKTDMTILKDGVLRFTRRLEMGGEQITRRLEREMGLPYEEAEKLKREKGLGAEEGPQAIIKNEIDRFIVEIQRSIDYYRAQFREGVFKKVILMGGGALLPGFSDYFGSYFDAEMEIDDPLAEIIGTESVGAIRAIAPRFSSGIGLALRSHN
- a CDS encoding type II secretion system F family protein, whose product is MPTFRYKARDKYGALFMGTFETHGKEAVAGHLDSLGYIPVAIEEEKPGISLTELLPQFERISSEDLIIFSRQLATLIGAGIPFMASFNALEEQTENPKLKKVIGQVQKEVEGGSTFADALAKHPKVFSQMYVSMVKAGETGGVLDEVLNRLAMLAEHDAETRARIKAATRYPKIVLIALVVAFVILVSFVIPKFSALYANYNVALPLPTQLMIGLNNIVHRHGLLILAAAIGSFWGFRKYINTPQGRLWWDGFKLKLPVFGPIFTKTALSRFARVFGTLTRSGLPILQTLEIVSETVGNVVIGRVVDNIRDSARQGRGIVQPMKVSKVFPPIVIQMVAVGEESGKMEEMMMKVSEYYDRDVEYAIKNLSSSLEPLLLAVIGVVVVFLALAIFMPWWNLINVFKGGR
- a CDS encoding GspH/FimT family pseudopilin, with product MHQRGFTLVEVVIVLVLLGILAVVAIPRLGNMAGTRASATARKLQSDIAYAQSLAMTRNLPHRVYFNTAPAPANGYAVVNDANGNGNWGVDPGEYAIDPANPGANLSVTLNAGSYAGVTISGGSFAGTFVHFNTLGVPTAGGTVIVSGGGVPITVAVQPETGSVSIP
- a CDS encoding prepilin-type N-terminal cleavage/methylation domain-containing protein, which encodes MKDRLPDGKTGATPRPSGKVVPVPGFNFANRAARGEAGFTLVELVLVIVLLGIVSAVAAVPLMEGARIFTSGEVRADLNNQGRLAVERMAREIRMARSRTAADLPGCCNAGTLSFVDLNGSAIAYTTAAGNTITRNGTALAAGDTVVLNFSYFQQDGSTPATLATQVWSIQIDLTVTKNSESQAYRVRVHPRNFV
- a CDS encoding type IV pilin protein; amino-acid sequence: MKTLRNEKGFTLIELVMVIVILGIMAAVAIPQFTNLSNEANQAATNGVAGAMGSAMATNFAARTANNALGAAVDNCDDAETLLLGGAMAGYTVTAGAIAPGATATCTVTKDGTAPAVTATFMGVGIN